A region of Granulicella sibirica DNA encodes the following proteins:
- a CDS encoding O-antigen ligase family protein, with product MGLFFTLFFVFTAYLGPETVFGSFAEYHVEIVIALITMFFSVFSAEGSGTFRLPQTYAIIGLSCAVFISVLMSGWAGGAPVAFLDFIPNSMPFFFVLLNCRKKSHLQMLVTVLVYAALFTTYKAYVAIQANDLESPYLLNMNTDDGHIIRIRGLSFISDPNDFAQFIVGLIPCVFFFWKKKRFLTNLLMVYVPVAGLIYGMFLTHSRGAMMALLVVVIVAGRKKLGVVPSIVGAVLLFVGLSAIGWSGGRDVSASQGEDRMGAWSRGLELIRQYPLFGVGYKRFVDHYYITAHNSIVVCAAEIGMIGFFFWVLFVFSSVRDAAVNSIDPDAVVKVKDEDLVPAGMMAYGAAAVSAREPVVLKDASEQAREKRKGFSLKNPFADTDDEVDKVAEAKEIRRLSGLMVVSFAGFLTAGWFLSRSYIMPLFVNAGIVAAIGRMGRAKGVSGPEFEMPRAMKMALITSVALITLVYTILRMNGIFGKS from the coding sequence ATGGGACTTTTTTTCACGCTGTTCTTTGTCTTCACCGCGTATCTCGGGCCCGAGACGGTCTTTGGCAGCTTTGCCGAATATCATGTCGAGATCGTGATTGCGTTGATCACGATGTTCTTTTCGGTTTTTTCGGCAGAGGGCTCGGGTACATTTCGGCTCCCGCAGACGTACGCGATCATTGGACTGAGTTGTGCCGTTTTCATCTCGGTCCTGATGAGTGGATGGGCCGGTGGCGCGCCGGTGGCGTTTCTCGACTTTATTCCGAACTCAATGCCGTTTTTCTTTGTTCTATTGAACTGCCGCAAGAAGAGTCATCTGCAGATGCTCGTGACGGTGCTGGTGTACGCGGCCTTGTTCACGACCTACAAGGCCTATGTCGCAATTCAGGCAAATGATCTGGAGAGCCCTTACCTGCTGAATATGAATACCGATGATGGACACATCATCCGAATCCGAGGGTTGTCGTTCATCAGCGACCCGAACGATTTTGCACAGTTCATCGTTGGGTTGATTCCGTGTGTTTTCTTCTTCTGGAAGAAGAAGCGCTTTTTAACGAATCTTCTGATGGTGTATGTTCCGGTTGCCGGGCTGATCTACGGGATGTTCCTCACTCATTCGCGCGGCGCGATGATGGCGCTCCTCGTCGTGGTGATCGTCGCGGGCAGGAAGAAGCTCGGGGTGGTGCCATCGATCGTGGGAGCGGTACTGTTGTTCGTTGGGCTCTCCGCGATCGGCTGGTCGGGTGGACGGGATGTTTCGGCGTCGCAGGGCGAAGACCGCATGGGGGCTTGGTCGAGGGGGCTCGAACTTATCCGGCAGTATCCACTTTTTGGGGTGGGCTATAAACGCTTCGTTGATCATTACTACATCACGGCGCATAACTCCATCGTCGTGTGTGCGGCCGAGATTGGGATGATCGGGTTCTTCTTCTGGGTGCTATTTGTGTTCTCGTCGGTCCGGGACGCGGCGGTCAACAGTATCGATCCGGATGCGGTGGTGAAGGTCAAGGATGAAGATCTTGTGCCTGCGGGGATGATGGCCTATGGGGCTGCTGCCGTATCCGCTAGAGAGCCGGTTGTGTTGAAGGATGCGAGCGAACAGGCCCGCGAGAAGCGTAAGGGATTCTCATTGAAGAACCCATTTGCCGATACCGATGACGAGGTGGATAAGGTTGCCGAAGCGAAAGAGATTCGACGGCTTTCAGGGTTGATGGTAGTTTCGTTCGCGGGTTTCCTGACGGCGGGATGGTTCCTTTCGCGGTCTTACATTATGCCGCTGTTCGTGAATGCGGGGATTGTTGCAGCGATCGGACGAATGGGACGGGCCAAGGGAGTGTCGGGGCCGGAGTTCGAGATGCCTCGTGCGATGAAGATGGCGCTCATCACGTCGGTGGCGCTGATTACGCTGGTCTATACGATCCTTCGGATGAACGGGATTTTCGGGAAATCCTAA
- a CDS encoding acyltransferase family protein: MPRRPPPRTLTQNAMRQNNFDIVRLLLAAIVVLVHSANLSQSPALALIPRLLSQHVAVEGFFAISGFLIFASYERCKTLAEYARNRAIRILPGYWLSTLLCLGIAAAYGSFHVGKFLLANLLFSSFLQPDIQGVFPNNPENHALNGALWTLKIEVMFYIAVPIIVFLCRTLRRDAVLWALFIASVLFHIALAEHKSLVVQLPGQLCFFLVGTLIHYHLPLFRKHGKWLMLGALAAHALHLYTGWFFLRPLSVASLTLGACLLLPHIQGPTRWGDFSYGTYILHYPIVQCIIAAGLFTIHPWIALGLTILIVACAAQFSWFLVEKPALTVAKSRQLRRAAIGATPNFPPAVP, translated from the coding sequence TTGCCCCGCCGTCCCCCTCCGCGTACTCTGACCCAAAACGCCATGCGCCAGAACAATTTCGATATCGTCCGCCTCCTCCTCGCGGCGATCGTGGTCCTCGTACACTCCGCGAACCTCAGCCAAAGCCCAGCTCTGGCGTTGATTCCAAGGCTCTTAAGCCAGCACGTCGCCGTCGAGGGCTTCTTCGCCATCTCCGGATTCCTCATCTTCGCCAGCTACGAGCGCTGCAAGACTCTCGCGGAATATGCAAGAAACCGCGCCATCCGCATCCTCCCCGGCTACTGGCTCTCCACCCTCCTTTGCCTCGGCATCGCCGCCGCCTACGGCAGCTTCCACGTAGGCAAGTTCCTCCTGGCTAACCTCTTATTTTCGAGCTTCTTACAGCCAGACATCCAGGGCGTCTTCCCCAACAACCCCGAGAACCACGCCCTCAACGGCGCCCTCTGGACCCTGAAAATCGAGGTGATGTTCTACATCGCCGTCCCGATCATCGTCTTCCTCTGCCGCACGTTACGTCGCGACGCCGTCCTCTGGGCCCTCTTCATCGCCTCTGTTTTGTTCCACATAGCTCTGGCTGAGCACAAGAGCCTCGTAGTCCAGCTCCCCGGCCAGCTCTGCTTCTTCCTCGTCGGAACCCTCATCCACTACCACCTGCCTCTCTTCAGAAAACACGGCAAGTGGCTGATGCTGGGAGCCTTAGCCGCTCACGCCCTCCATCTCTACACCGGCTGGTTCTTCCTCCGCCCACTCTCCGTAGCCAGCCTCACCCTCGGCGCCTGCCTTCTGCTCCCCCACATCCAGGGTCCCACCCGCTGGGGAGACTTCTCCTACGGCACCTACATCCTTCACTACCCCATCGTGCAGTGCATCATCGCCGCTGGCCTCTTCACCATCCACCCCTGGATAGCCCTCGGCCTGACCATCCTGATCGTCGCCTGCGCCGCCCAGTTCTCCTGGTTTCTCGTAGAAAAGCCAGCTCTCACGGTCGCAAAGTCCCGCCAGCTCCGCCGCGCAGCCATCGGGGCCACACCCAACTTCCCCCCGGCTGTCCCTTAG
- a CDS encoding polysaccharide biosynthesis C-terminal domain-containing protein produces the protein MGLKSTNAAGKILHNSFWYGLETLMETFVFLGTSIAVARYLGPEKLGYFSYINFFVTVVTRTSGIGLASATRKYMSEFLALDRPGTARAVYYLAYRYQLLGAITITILGLAGVFFFGEPAYKLMSAILISSIIPGVMSWVPAQANSAFEDVSKNTLSAFGYILTYLTVILLTLHFHWDLVGVASALLVGRLVEVLLRTAPLHARLRTLPLDVLDDGTIGRIRRFCLQSIGLQLLTSVVWDRSEMVFLRAFSSLEQVAFYSVSFGLANNLLLVPRTFGGATGITLMVESGRDPTRVDNIVRNASRFLLLVVFPVHLGAAAITSQIIRVTYGTKYVGAIPVLIIASILAIPRAFQEIPETLLRAADQQKRLLYCYIAIGILNLTLDALFIPRYGAVGAAWGNGLAQSIGIVVIWQAAKHFYRFGLPIGTAIRLFLAGACMSVIAWFVARSLPGVPGLVLAIATAAVSYVFLVKLFQGLQPSDRIRLLPIGQRLPGPARGLFSTALNFIIPAPTEEVAPS, from the coding sequence ATGGGTTTGAAGTCGACCAACGCGGCCGGAAAGATCCTGCACAACTCTTTCTGGTATGGGCTCGAGACCCTCATGGAGACCTTCGTCTTCCTCGGCACGTCTATCGCGGTCGCCCGCTACCTCGGCCCCGAGAAGCTCGGCTACTTCAGCTACATCAACTTCTTCGTCACCGTCGTCACCCGCACCAGCGGCATCGGCCTCGCCTCCGCTACCCGCAAGTACATGTCCGAGTTCCTCGCGCTCGACCGCCCCGGAACCGCCCGGGCAGTCTATTACCTCGCCTATCGCTATCAGCTTCTCGGCGCCATCACCATCACCATCCTGGGCCTCGCCGGTGTCTTCTTCTTCGGAGAACCGGCCTACAAGCTGATGTCCGCCATCCTCATCAGCTCCATCATTCCCGGCGTCATGTCCTGGGTGCCCGCGCAGGCCAACAGCGCCTTCGAAGATGTCTCGAAGAACACCCTCAGCGCCTTCGGCTACATCCTCACGTACCTCACTGTCATTCTTCTCACGCTGCACTTCCACTGGGATCTCGTCGGCGTAGCCTCGGCGCTCCTCGTCGGCCGCCTGGTGGAAGTCCTCCTCCGTACCGCGCCACTTCACGCCCGCCTCCGCACCCTCCCACTCGACGTGCTCGACGACGGCACCATCGGCCGCATCCGCCGCTTCTGCCTCCAGTCCATCGGCCTTCAGCTTCTCACCTCCGTCGTCTGGGATCGCTCCGAGATGGTGTTCCTCCGCGCCTTCTCATCCCTCGAGCAGGTCGCCTTCTACTCCGTCAGCTTTGGCCTCGCCAACAACCTCCTCCTGGTACCCCGCACCTTCGGAGGAGCCACCGGAATCACCCTCATGGTCGAGTCCGGCCGCGATCCAACCCGCGTTGACAACATCGTCCGCAACGCCAGCCGCTTCCTCCTCCTCGTCGTCTTCCCCGTCCACCTCGGCGCCGCCGCCATCACCAGCCAGATTATCCGCGTCACCTACGGCACGAAGTACGTCGGCGCCATCCCGGTCCTCATCATCGCCTCCATCCTTGCCATCCCGCGCGCCTTTCAGGAGATCCCGGAAACCCTCCTTCGCGCCGCCGACCAGCAGAAGCGCCTCCTCTACTGCTACATCGCCATCGGCATCCTCAACCTCACTCTCGACGCCCTCTTCATCCCCCGCTACGGAGCCGTCGGAGCCGCCTGGGGCAATGGCCTTGCGCAGTCCATCGGCATCGTCGTCATCTGGCAGGCGGCCAAACACTTCTACCGCTTCGGACTCCCCATCGGAACCGCCATTCGCCTCTTCCTCGCAGGCGCATGCATGTCCGTCATCGCCTGGTTCGTCGCCCGCTCTCTCCCTGGGGTACCCGGCCTCGTCCTCGCCATCGCCACCGCCGCCGTGTCCTACGTCTTCCTCGTCAAGCTCTTCCAGGGCCTTCAACCCTCCGACCGCATTCGCCTCCTTCCCATCGGCCAGCGCCTCCCGGGCCCGGCGCGCGGACTCTTCTCCACCGCCCTTAACTTCATCATCCCCGCCCCAACGGAAGAAGTCGCCCCCTCTTGA